In the genome of Phycisphaerales bacterium, one region contains:
- a CDS encoding DNA integrity scanning protein DisA nucleotide-binding domain protein, whose product MWEILNVLPSSGPDLWAVLIELVLIGLCVNWCAGVLQGTRGTRPLRGVILILLVATLLVRILAVRFEWDRLALLYRYVLYALAFIALVVFQPELRRAVIRVGDVRLRRRRGVQSQVVSALVKSAGFLSRNKYGALIAIQRGVDLSGWAENGTMIRGEVSANLLNTIFFPNNPLHDLGVIVRGNRVLAANCQFPAADSDEVDIALGSRHLAALGMSYETDALVLVVSEETGVISLADNGKLTRYLSLDDLSDELERRLAGRFFQGELGGASMNEQLSQVWRALRRVLVVVPITVIVWYVADQATYATDGCRIRLDVRPPAGREVVMDNVPLTFEASFSGPGRAIKRLRDTYSAEPLTVTWNLPEDFVPRAEPYVLSARERRLQRMIAESPEIRERGITPVEFSLSELRFHVHERITIPMPVEVRTEGGAVRVAVERVDPAQVQVNVRREDAARLQGQGHVVALLRRELEGLAPGDVRQFEGVSVVAPSGLVGSARILPERVQVNVRVLALARTVPNVGVRLYVDPEVADRYTVQRTDLNEWRVEVEVQADQAVLDAPGALDIRAFVLVDSSLMPPPGAAAEEIGRTLDVVFVTPRGVSIVGQRTVQVRLVPRPRALGAP is encoded by the coding sequence ATGTGGGAAATCTTGAACGTACTGCCGAGCAGCGGCCCGGACCTTTGGGCCGTGCTCATCGAACTGGTCCTGATCGGACTGTGCGTCAACTGGTGTGCCGGCGTATTGCAGGGGACACGCGGCACACGGCCGTTGCGCGGCGTCATCCTGATCCTGCTGGTGGCCACGCTCCTGGTGCGTATCCTGGCAGTGCGATTCGAATGGGACCGTCTCGCGCTCCTGTATCGTTACGTGCTCTATGCCCTGGCGTTCATCGCTCTGGTGGTCTTCCAGCCGGAATTACGACGAGCAGTCATTCGGGTGGGCGATGTGCGCCTGCGGCGGCGCCGTGGGGTGCAATCGCAGGTCGTGTCCGCGCTGGTGAAGTCGGCCGGTTTCCTGTCGCGGAACAAATACGGCGCCTTGATTGCGATTCAGCGGGGGGTCGACCTGTCGGGCTGGGCCGAGAACGGCACGATGATCCGTGGTGAGGTGTCTGCAAACCTCCTCAACACGATCTTCTTTCCGAACAATCCGCTGCACGACCTGGGCGTGATCGTGCGCGGCAACCGGGTCCTGGCCGCGAATTGCCAGTTTCCCGCGGCTGATAGTGACGAGGTCGACATCGCGCTGGGCAGCCGGCATCTGGCGGCACTCGGCATGAGCTACGAGACGGATGCGCTGGTGCTCGTGGTGTCGGAGGAGACAGGCGTCATTTCACTTGCCGACAATGGGAAGCTGACGCGCTACCTGTCGCTCGACGATCTGTCGGACGAACTCGAGCGACGGCTGGCGGGTCGCTTCTTCCAGGGTGAACTCGGTGGGGCTTCGATGAACGAGCAGCTCTCGCAGGTATGGCGTGCGCTGCGGCGTGTGCTGGTAGTGGTTCCCATCACGGTGATCGTGTGGTACGTCGCAGATCAGGCGACTTACGCGACCGACGGCTGTCGGATTCGGCTCGATGTGCGTCCGCCTGCCGGACGGGAAGTGGTCATGGACAATGTGCCCTTGACCTTCGAGGCCAGCTTCAGCGGACCAGGACGAGCCATCAAGCGGCTGCGCGACACCTACTCGGCCGAACCGCTGACGGTGACCTGGAACCTGCCCGAAGATTTCGTACCGCGCGCAGAACCATACGTGCTCAGCGCGCGGGAGCGCCGTTTGCAGCGGATGATCGCGGAGAGTCCGGAAATCCGCGAGCGGGGAATCACCCCGGTTGAGTTCTCGCTGTCCGAGTTGCGGTTCCATGTCCACGAGCGCATCACGATCCCCATGCCGGTCGAAGTGCGGACTGAAGGGGGCGCAGTGCGTGTGGCGGTGGAGCGAGTCGATCCGGCGCAGGTGCAGGTTAATGTGCGTCGTGAAGATGCTGCGCGGTTGCAGGGCCAGGGCCACGTCGTGGCGTTGCTGCGGCGCGAGTTGGAGGGCTTGGCGCCGGGTGACGTGCGGCAGTTCGAGGGTGTCAGTGTCGTGGCGCCATCCGGCCTGGTGGGTTCTGCCCGTATCCTGCCGGAACGTGTGCAGGTGAACGTGCGGGTGTTGGCGCTGGCGCGCACGGTACCCAACGTTGGTGTACGCCTGTATGTCGACCCTGAAGTGGCTGACCGGTACACGGTACAGCGAACCGATCTCAACGAGTGGCGGGTGGAGGTCGAAGTGCAAGCCGACCAGGCCGTGCTCGACGCCCCGGGGGCACTGGACATACGCGCTTTCGTGCTGGTGGACAGCAGTCTCATGCCGCCTCCGGGAGCCGCGGCCGAGGAGATCGGTCGTACGCTGGATGTCGTGTTCGTCACGCCGCGGGGGGTGTCGATTGTGGGGCAGCGCACGGTCCAGGTGCGGTTGGTGCCGCGGCCGCGCGCCCTGGGGGCGCCATGA
- a CDS encoding YggS family pyridoxal phosphate-dependent enzyme gives MDGLRHNVDRVRAAIAAAAGRAGRDPAAVTLIAVTKYVAPALCRALLDLGVTDLGESRPQQLVARAAELASAGGATPRPRWHLVGHLQRNKARLVVPHLHRLHSLDNPRLAGVLDAAASAAGSVVGVLIEVNVAGEANKDGVTPEAAAGLALEVTRHPHLRLCGLMAMAPYDEDPEASRPHFTRLRALRDELRPQLIAPHHCEELSMGMSQDFTVAIEEGATHIRVGATLFEGLPTTDPR, from the coding sequence CTGGACGGCCTGCGTCACAACGTGGACCGGGTTCGCGCGGCGATCGCGGCCGCCGCCGGACGCGCCGGACGGGATCCGGCTGCGGTAACCCTCATCGCGGTCACCAAGTACGTCGCACCGGCGCTCTGTCGTGCGCTGCTCGATCTTGGTGTCACCGACCTCGGCGAAAGTCGCCCGCAGCAATTGGTCGCCCGGGCGGCCGAGCTGGCATCCGCCGGGGGGGCGACGCCCCGCCCCCGCTGGCACCTCGTCGGGCACTTACAGCGAAACAAGGCCCGCCTTGTCGTGCCGCACCTGCACCGGCTGCACTCGCTGGACAATCCGCGCCTTGCGGGCGTCCTTGATGCCGCTGCGTCCGCCGCGGGCAGTGTGGTCGGTGTACTGATCGAGGTGAACGTGGCCGGCGAGGCCAACAAGGACGGGGTCACGCCGGAGGCCGCAGCCGGACTCGCGCTGGAGGTGACCCGCCACCCTCATTTGCGCCTGTGCGGCCTGATGGCGATGGCACCCTATGACGAGGACCCGGAGGCATCCCGGCCGCATTTCACCCGGCTGCGCGCCCTCCGGGACGAATTGCGTCCGCAGTTGATCGCCCCCCACCACTGCGAGGAGTTGTCGATGGGAATGAGCCAGGACTTCACCGTAGCCATCGAAGAGGGTGCCACGCACATCCGTGTCGGGGCCACACTGTTCGAGGGTCTGCCGACCACGGATCCACGCTGA
- a CDS encoding RNA pseudouridine synthase has translation MSLRLPTLLALAGDIALLDKPPGLTADGDEAEWRAVLERAGWTAPPAWQVALRLDRDASGVVAFARTPAVREAFLAQDPPPQREYLVLVVGYVPGDGVANCPVGFDRRTQRLRPARGRKSTAVTHYRIETRLRGHTLLRCVTEPDHPTNLRVHLQQAGFPLAVDPLYGGGEAVFLSHLKADYRANRRRDERPLIARLSMHAACARFIDPMTGVPRIVDAEPAKDLRATVQQLARLV, from the coding sequence ATGAGTCTAAGACTACCCACGTTGCTGGCCCTCGCAGGTGATATTGCGCTGCTGGACAAGCCGCCGGGTCTCACCGCGGACGGGGATGAAGCGGAGTGGCGCGCTGTGCTGGAGCGCGCCGGTTGGACAGCGCCGCCGGCTTGGCAGGTCGCCCTGCGGTTGGACCGTGATGCCAGCGGGGTCGTGGCCTTCGCGCGAACACCGGCTGTGCGCGAGGCCTTCCTGGCCCAAGACCCGCCGCCACAGCGTGAATACCTGGTGCTTGTCGTGGGCTACGTGCCGGGTGATGGAGTGGCGAACTGTCCGGTCGGATTCGACCGTCGCACGCAGCGCCTGCGCCCCGCACGGGGGCGAAAAAGCACGGCCGTGACGCATTATCGGATCGAAACGCGTCTGCGGGGTCATACGTTGCTCCGTTGTGTTACGGAACCGGATCACCCCACGAATTTGCGGGTACATTTACAGCAGGCCGGTTTTCCACTGGCCGTCGATCCGTTGTACGGGGGCGGAGAAGCCGTGTTTCTTTCACACCTCAAGGCCGATTACCGGGCCAATCGGCGGCGGGATGAGCGGCCGTTGATTGCCCGCCTGAGCATGCACGCGGCGTGTGCCCGCTTTATTGACCCGATGACGGGTGTCCCGCGCATCGTTGACGCGGAACCGGCGAAGGATTTGCGGGCAACGGTGCAGCAGTTGGCCCGCTTGGTCTAG
- a CDS encoding glycosyltransferase, which translates to MTESPLDMTAVLTHHWLVRVRGGEKVLEACADLVPGAPIYTLVHDMVGMAGSPLERHPIHTSWLQRIPGAARHYPKLLPLLPAAARSIHLPPVDLVLCSDAAIAKAMTPAPASVVVCYCHSPMRYVWDLAKDYGRTLPMPLRPLWGPLGIRLRRADRAAADRVDVFIANSRHVAERIRRHYEREAVVVHPPVDLPESPATGPRSEELLCVGYHTRYKRLDLAVAAARKLGRKLVVIGEGPDVRALDLHHAPHVELRGWCGREEIAAALRRAAALLFPGEEDFGIVPVEAIAHGCPVVAYGVGGATETVVPGESGVWFMEQTTDALVEAVERCARMRFNPVAMHTYAQRFSRDRFLAELRAVITGAIAHGRTPTAAARA; encoded by the coding sequence TTGACCGAATCCCCGCTTGATATGACGGCCGTACTCACGCACCACTGGCTCGTGCGCGTGCGGGGTGGCGAGAAAGTGCTCGAGGCCTGCGCGGACCTGGTACCCGGAGCGCCTATCTATACGCTTGTGCACGACATGGTCGGGATGGCGGGTTCTCCGCTGGAGCGGCACCCAATCCACACCTCCTGGCTCCAACGCATCCCCGGCGCAGCGCGGCACTATCCCAAACTCCTCCCGCTACTGCCAGCCGCCGCCCGCAGCATCCACCTGCCACCCGTCGACCTCGTGCTTTGTTCGGACGCTGCGATCGCGAAGGCCATGACACCCGCTCCTGCCAGCGTTGTCGTCTGCTACTGCCACTCGCCGATGCGCTACGTCTGGGACCTGGCGAAAGACTACGGCCGGACATTGCCAATGCCGCTACGCCCGCTGTGGGGCCCGCTCGGCATTCGCCTGCGGCGCGCAGATCGTGCGGCTGCGGACCGGGTGGACGTTTTCATCGCCAATTCGCGCCATGTTGCCGAACGCATCCGGCGGCACTACGAGCGCGAGGCGGTCGTGGTTCATCCGCCGGTTGACCTGCCGGAGTCTCCCGCTACCGGGCCGCGGTCTGAGGAGCTGCTGTGTGTCGGTTATCACACGCGGTACAAGCGGCTTGACCTGGCGGTAGCGGCAGCCCGCAAGCTGGGCCGCAAGCTCGTCGTGATTGGCGAGGGGCCGGATGTGCGCGCGCTGGATCTGCATCATGCTCCGCATGTGGAGCTGCGGGGCTGGTGCGGGCGGGAGGAGATCGCAGCGGCGCTACGACGTGCGGCGGCGCTGCTCTTTCCGGGCGAGGAAGACTTCGGCATTGTGCCGGTCGAGGCAATCGCACATGGTTGCCCGGTCGTGGCATATGGTGTGGGGGGGGCGACCGAGACCGTTGTGCCCGGTGAGTCGGGTGTATGGTTCATGGAGCAGACGACAGATGCACTGGTCGAAGCCGTGGAACGCTGCGCACGAATGCGTTTCAACCCAGTGGCGATGCACACGTATGCGCAGCGGTTCTCGCGTGACCGGTTCCTGGCGGAGTTGCGGGCGGTGATCACCGG
- a CDS encoding type II secretion system F family protein, whose product MMGTVIAYLLMAAVVVLIALAYVSAQANARLRRVRSTEVLELLAIVVGRNLPLERSLGVRSNAGDAQGCYARLQRSLEAGTTLSYALQRGRFGVESSVLNALQAAERAGSLRTVLPALARDARCDLRARIQGRALPLWYPILMLAVLTAALTYTFVFVMPKLAEIGADFGIAMPTITQRVTEIVGWLLGVAPLVMGLVLLLVAGEVVVRLVRQKLRRYMPTPTDLLRYGLGPLRRIALPGRYATLARQLTVLHAGLRAGHTLDAAAKQAAAVDAYGRQGAVMAVWAERLRQGVPPRSAASAAGLPASFVRVLVQAEQGGDLESGLEWLQGYYQRLSVHWRQVIAGVLSPVLVVACALLVAACALALFMPLIALLEATVESVQ is encoded by the coding sequence TTGATGGGAACGGTAATCGCCTACTTACTGATGGCGGCCGTCGTGGTCTTGATCGCACTCGCGTATGTTTCGGCACAGGCGAACGCGCGCCTGCGCCGTGTGCGCTCGACGGAAGTGCTCGAGCTGCTGGCCATTGTTGTAGGTCGTAATCTGCCCTTGGAACGGTCACTGGGGGTGCGGTCGAACGCGGGCGACGCGCAGGGTTGCTATGCCCGTTTACAACGCAGTCTCGAGGCCGGAACAACGCTTTCCTACGCGCTCCAGCGCGGGCGTTTCGGGGTGGAGTCGAGCGTCCTGAACGCACTGCAAGCCGCGGAGCGCGCCGGATCATTGCGAACCGTCCTGCCGGCGCTGGCCCGTGATGCCCGTTGCGATCTGCGGGCGCGCATTCAGGGGCGAGCCCTGCCGTTGTGGTACCCGATCCTGATGCTTGCCGTGCTGACGGCGGCGCTGACGTACACATTTGTTTTCGTCATGCCTAAGCTGGCGGAAATTGGTGCGGATTTCGGTATTGCAATGCCGACCATCACTCAGCGGGTGACCGAGATTGTTGGGTGGTTGCTGGGGGTCGCTCCGCTCGTCATGGGCCTGGTGCTTCTGCTGGTCGCGGGGGAAGTGGTGGTACGCCTCGTGCGTCAGAAGCTGCGTAGGTACATGCCGACGCCGACGGACCTGTTGCGATACGGTCTTGGCCCCCTGCGCAGGATTGCGCTTCCGGGGCGGTACGCGACGTTGGCGCGGCAACTGACCGTGCTGCATGCCGGTTTGCGGGCGGGACACACGCTCGATGCCGCCGCCAAGCAGGCCGCTGCCGTAGACGCCTACGGCCGGCAGGGTGCCGTCATGGCAGTCTGGGCGGAGCGTCTGCGGCAGGGCGTGCCGCCGCGAAGTGCCGCGTCCGCAGCAGGTTTACCGGCGTCCTTCGTGCGGGTGCTGGTCCAGGCGGAACAAGGCGGTGATCTGGAGAGTGGGCTGGAGTGGTTGCAGGGGTACTACCAACGGCTCAGCGTTCACTGGCGGCAGGTAATCGCGGGCGTGCTGTCGCCCGTGCTGGTGGTTGCGTGTGCGCTGCTGGTGGCGGCCTGCGCGCTGGCGTTGTTCATGCCGCTGATTGCGCTGCTGGAGGCCACCGTGGAGAGTGTGCAATGA
- the nth gene encoding endonuclease III, which produces MPTRKSKPPPAAPRAARTASTGKRESAAARRARAVRILAGLQDAYPQADCALRHSSALELLVATILSAQCTDDRVNQVTPQLFARFPDVAALADAPQDALEQVIRSTGFFRNKAKNLRGMATLVRSEYGGVVPDRMEDLLRLPGVARKTANCVLGTWFGRNVGVVVDTHVGRLAVRLNLAPSARDDKDAEKIEHDLMALFPQETWTWLSHALIAHGRRICSARKPHCQVCPLAADCPSAGCFNSGREPV; this is translated from the coding sequence GTGCCCACCCGCAAGAGCAAGCCCCCGCCTGCCGCGCCCCGCGCTGCTAGAACTGCATCCACTGGAAAGCGTGAGTCCGCTGCCGCGCGGCGCGCCCGCGCAGTACGCATTCTCGCTGGCTTGCAGGACGCTTACCCGCAGGCCGATTGCGCCTTGCGCCACAGCAGCGCCCTCGAACTGCTCGTCGCCACGATCCTTTCCGCGCAATGCACGGACGACCGCGTCAATCAGGTCACCCCGCAACTCTTTGCGCGCTTCCCCGATGTCGCCGCTCTGGCAGATGCTCCGCAGGATGCGCTTGAGCAGGTCATCCGTTCCACCGGCTTCTTCCGCAATAAGGCGAAAAACCTTCGCGGGATGGCAACCCTGGTGCGCAGCGAGTATGGGGGTGTGGTGCCTGATCGCATGGAGGATCTGCTGCGGCTACCCGGAGTGGCACGCAAGACAGCAAATTGTGTGCTGGGAACCTGGTTCGGGCGCAACGTCGGTGTGGTGGTCGACACTCACGTCGGCCGGCTTGCAGTACGACTTAACCTCGCCCCCTCCGCCCGGGACGACAAGGACGCCGAAAAGATTGAACACGATCTGATGGCGCTGTTTCCACAGGAGACCTGGACCTGGCTTTCCCACGCCCTGATCGCTCATGGTCGCCGCATCTGCTCGGCCCGTAAACCACACTGCCAGGTTTGCCCACTGGCGGCCGACTGCCCTTCAGCAGGGTGTTTCAATTCCGGGCGCGAACCCGTCTAA
- a CDS encoding ATP-dependent Clp protease ATP-binding subunit → MPMRRLDERARAVIALANEIAHEYELEYVGTEHLLIALVRHGDNAAALVLRKLGADEPRLRATIEDLYQRAKEDTWVFGRLPGSPHYRNVIERAMEIADQLDSREIGAEHLLLGLFHDQESTAQRTLSALGITVKRCREEILRHFSAATE, encoded by the coding sequence ATGCCGATGCGCCGCCTAGATGAGCGGGCCCGAGCGGTCATTGCGCTCGCCAACGAAATTGCACACGAGTATGAGCTCGAGTATGTCGGCACGGAACACCTGCTGATCGCGCTCGTTCGTCACGGCGACAACGCCGCAGCGCTGGTGCTGCGTAAACTCGGCGCCGACGAACCCCGCCTGCGTGCTACGATCGAAGACCTCTACCAGCGTGCCAAGGAGGACACCTGGGTCTTTGGCCGCCTGCCGGGCAGCCCACACTATCGCAATGTCATCGAGCGCGCGATGGAGATCGCCGACCAGCTTGATTCACGCGAGATCGGCGCCGAACACCTGCTGCTGGGCCTGTTCCATGACCAGGAAAGTACGGCGCAGCGCACCCTCAGCGCCCTCGGCATCACCGTGAAACGCTGCCGCGAAGAAATTCTCCGGCACTTCTCCGCGGCAACCGAGTAG
- a CDS encoding PHP domain-containing protein, with amino-acid sequence MATLKTVIHAHTDYSFDSNTPPAALVAAARAQGVDCVAITDHDEIAGALAVRALGGVRVIVGEEVSSQDGHIIGLFLQERIPPGLSAEETCARIHDQGGLVLAPHPFSILCEGSLGPAMERLLPWLHAVEVNNAQNLLPWEEQRARRFAARHGLVSFVGADTHIRGYLAACYQLVREFDGPADFLRALQDARLRPGRFGPSYFAAMGARHVWDKFAGRPLPGFALNTPERSFPPSYTIRPPTPVAP; translated from the coding sequence ATGGCCACCCTCAAGACGGTCATTCACGCCCACACCGATTACTCGTTCGACTCGAACACCCCGCCAGCAGCGCTGGTGGCGGCGGCGCGGGCTCAGGGCGTGGATTGCGTCGCCATTACGGATCATGACGAGATCGCAGGCGCTTTGGCCGTACGCGCTCTTGGGGGCGTGCGTGTCATCGTCGGAGAGGAAGTTTCCTCCCAGGATGGGCATATTATCGGCCTTTTTTTGCAGGAGCGGATCCCGCCGGGCCTGTCGGCCGAAGAAACCTGTGCCCGCATCCATGACCAGGGCGGACTGGTACTCGCACCGCATCCGTTCTCCATCCTCTGTGAGGGGAGTCTCGGTCCCGCCATGGAACGATTGCTGCCGTGGCTTCATGCGGTCGAAGTGAACAACGCCCAGAATCTGCTGCCGTGGGAAGAGCAACGCGCCCGACGCTTCGCAGCGCGTCACGGGCTCGTTTCGTTCGTCGGCGCGGATACACACATTCGTGGATACCTCGCCGCGTGCTACCAGCTCGTACGCGAATTCGACGGTCCGGCGGACTTCCTGCGCGCATTGCAGGATGCCCGCTTGCGACCCGGCCGCTTTGGTCCCTCGTACTTCGCCGCCATGGGTGCCCGACACGTCTGGGACAAATTTGCCGGCCGACCGCTGCCGGGCTTCGCGTTGAACACGCCGGAGCGCAGTTTCCCACCGTCGTACACGATCCGGCCACCGACCCCGGTCGCGCCATAA